Proteins from a genomic interval of Rhodothermales bacterium:
- a CDS encoding TRAP transporter large permease subunit, which yields MSGDVLAPLMFAAALLLIFSGYPVAFALGGTALLFAFIGVEAGLLDWGLLLAMPERTFGVMSNYLLLAVPFFIFMGSMLEKSRLAEDLLKTIGLLFGPLRGGLALAVVFVGALLAAATGVVGASVVAMGMISLPVMLRYGYSKELSAGVITASGTLGQIIPPSVVLVVLADQLGISVGDLFVGALVPGLILAGLYAAYAVLVAIVRPSSAPALPKSERELSTSALLRRVVFVLLPPLALILIVLGSIFAGIATPTEAGALGALGAILLAAANRRLSLSALKGTMAETSRLTSMVMFLLIGSTAFALIFRGLNGDLWIEGILTNLPGGIVGLLVVANLSIFILGFFIDFFEIAFIIIPLLVPAASLLGVDLVWFGVMIGMNLQTSFLTPPFGFALFYLRGVAPPEVSTADIYRGALPFIAIQLVGLLLIILFPELVSWAY from the coding sequence ATGAGCGGTGATGTGCTGGCTCCCCTGATGTTCGCCGCAGCTCTCCTCCTGATCTTTTCAGGGTATCCGGTGGCGTTCGCGCTTGGGGGGACCGCTCTGCTATTCGCTTTCATCGGCGTGGAGGCAGGCCTCCTCGATTGGGGCTTGCTGCTCGCCATGCCCGAGCGGACGTTTGGCGTGATGTCGAACTACCTGCTGCTCGCCGTCCCGTTCTTCATCTTCATGGGATCGATGTTGGAGAAATCCCGGCTGGCCGAGGATCTTTTGAAAACCATCGGTTTGCTTTTTGGCCCCCTGAGAGGCGGTCTCGCTCTGGCCGTCGTTTTCGTCGGTGCCCTGCTGGCGGCTGCGACCGGAGTTGTAGGAGCATCGGTCGTCGCGATGGGAATGATCTCTCTTCCGGTAATGCTTCGATACGGATATTCGAAGGAACTGTCGGCAGGTGTGATCACGGCTTCCGGCACGCTAGGTCAGATCATACCACCCAGCGTCGTGCTGGTCGTGCTGGCCGATCAGCTTGGGATCTCCGTGGGCGACCTGTTCGTCGGAGCGCTCGTTCCAGGACTGATTCTGGCCGGATTGTACGCCGCGTACGCTGTCCTCGTCGCCATCGTTCGGCCGTCAAGTGCTCCGGCGCTTCCGAAGTCGGAACGCGAATTGAGCACGAGTGCTCTGCTGCGACGTGTTGTATTCGTGCTGTTGCCGCCCCTCGCCCTCATACTCATCGTGCTCGGTAGCATCTTCGCCGGTATTGCCACGCCGACCGAAGCAGGCGCTCTCGGCGCTCTCGGCGCGATCCTTCTGGCGGCTGCGAATCGACGTCTCTCTCTTTCGGCACTGAAAGGTACCATGGCCGAGACCTCCCGCCTCACGTCCATGGTGATGTTCCTGTTGATCGGCTCTACGGCTTTTGCCCTCATTTTCCGTGGTCTCAACGGCGATCTCTGGATTGAGGGGATCCTCACGAATCTCCCGGGGGGCATCGTCGGGTTGCTCGTCGTCGCGAACCTGTCGATCTTCATACTGGGATTCTTTATCGATTTCTTTGAGATCGCCTTCATCATCATTCCGTTACTGGTTCCTGCAGCGTCGTTGCTTGGAGTGGATCTGGTGTGGTTTGGCGTCATGATCGGAATGAACCTCCAGACGTCCTTTCTAACACCACCCTTCGGCTTTGCGTTGTTCTATCTGCGCGGGGTGGCGCCGCCGGAAGTGTCGACGGCCGATATCTACCGGGGTGCGCTGCCATTTATCGCAATTCAGCTCGTAGGGCTGCTGCTAATCATTCTTTTTCCGGAGTTAGTTAGTTGGGCGTATTGA
- a CDS encoding TRAP transporter small permease subunit, with translation MRFWLKLSDSIDRFSERTGRVVYWLTLAMVIVGSFNAVVRYLDKYTGLGLSSNTYIELQWYLFGLVFLLGAAYTLKDNAHVRVDVFYGRLSRRGRAWINIAGTVLFLLPFCVTMIVVSWPAVRNSWAVLEASPDPGGLPRYPIKSIIPIAFALLIVQGISMLIKQIAIITGHDAGEDASEPLSSGGHV, from the coding sequence ATGCGGTTCTGGCTCAAGCTCTCCGACAGTATTGACCGATTCAGCGAACGAACCGGTCGCGTCGTCTACTGGCTAACCCTGGCGATGGTCATCGTCGGCAGCTTCAACGCGGTTGTCAGATATCTTGACAAGTACACCGGACTGGGCCTGAGTTCCAATACCTACATCGAGCTGCAATGGTATCTGTTTGGTCTGGTGTTTCTGCTGGGAGCGGCGTACACCCTGAAGGACAACGCTCACGTCCGAGTCGACGTGTTCTACGGTCGGCTGTCACGACGCGGTCGGGCTTGGATCAACATCGCCGGTACCGTCCTCTTCCTGCTTCCGTTTTGTGTGACCATGATTGTGGTGTCGTGGCCGGCGGTGCGCAATTCATGGGCCGTTCTGGAGGCCTCTCCGGACCCGGGTGGCCTTCCGCGCTACCCGATCAAGAGCATCATCCCGATCGCTTTTGCCTTGCTGATTGTGCAAGGCATTTCAATGCTCATCAAGCAGATCGCCATTATCACCGGTCATGATGCCGGCGAGGACGCATCGGAACCGTTATCGTCGGGAGGCCACGTATGA